The following coding sequences are from one Danaus plexippus chromosome 13 unlocalized genomic scaffold, MEX_DaPlex mxdp_15, whole genome shotgun sequence window:
- the LOC116770044 gene encoding uncharacterized protein LOC116770044, whose amino-acid sequence MKEKIVAIILIYLSKETLSQYDGSYGVQQGYQYNPYQNMPYQSYPDQILQNNKWNEEENANYKDYKDYNDYDENICDCTKCGDLKPGCLNACPNCVSTPQPLMPQNYFILPFPYPYPMTAKETAAPVHKETQRTTTTTIATTTTATTTTTTESTTTNTEATETVSEATTETSMETDMTMSPFHVISKRPYLITSLRKTKPNWMPKYGIVPISDTFAEKIMLQLRDMKVLHPRRDVARKEAMYPLQ is encoded by the exons ATGAAGgaaaaaatt GtggcaataattttaatatacttatcaAAAGAAACATTATCCCAATACGACGGTAGTTATGGTGTCCAACAAGGGTATCAATACAATCCGTATCAGAATATGCCATACCAATCATACCCAGaccaaatattacaaaataacaaatggAATGAAGAAGAAAATGCAAATTACAAGGATTATAAAGATTACAATGACTATGATGAAAATATCTGCGATTGCACCAAATGTGGTGATCTGAAACCCGGTTGTCTTAATGCGTGCCCAAATTGCGTGTCCACCCCACAACCTCTCATGCCACAAAACTATTTCATACTCCCATTCCCATATCCATACCCGATGACGGCAAAGGAAACAGCTGCACCGGTTCATAAAGAAACTCAACGAACAACCACGACTACAATCGCAACAACTACAACTGCAACAACAACTACAACAACCGAATCTACAACAACAAACACAGAAGCAACAGAAACTGTCTCCGAAGCAACCACTGAAACTTCCATGGAAACTGACATGACCATGTCTCCATTTCATGTGATCTCGAAGCGGCCCTACTTGATAACGTCTCTGAGAAAAACAAAACCCAATTGGATGCCAAAATACGGTATAGTTCCTATTTCTGATACATTCGCTGAAAAAATAATGCTTCAACTAAGAGACATGAAAGTTTTACATCCCCGTAGAGACGTAGCTAGAAAAGAAGCTATGTATCCattacagtaa